The Acidimicrobiales bacterium genome includes a window with the following:
- a CDS encoding AMP-binding protein — protein sequence MVLNETARDRTALFDADSGRSLTYRALAAEVEKTRLAHNGIRPGQLLFLPIRARFEDVLLYLAALDAGCTVALLDPEQYNTHGARLEAAYSPDLLVRPPTSHDPYLLEPESAIDRRLWVRQGTDDLNADTAVLLPTSGSTGSPKLVRLSSEALLANAHGIRECLAISDSDVAIANLPLHYSYGLSVLNSHLAAGATVVLTETSVLQPEFWEIMAEHGVTTLAGVPYSYDLYRRVGLLERPLPALCTLTQAGGRMAPERILEFQAGITARGGRMYVMYGQTEATARMSVLDPNDLPEYVGSVGTPLRDGKFEIRNAADDGTGEVIYCGPNIMLGYAETRDDLNKGDELCGVLETGDLGRLDLAGRLWIVGRTKRIAKLFGERVSLDDVEDLLVEEGPTAVVDAGDQIILYCEWGEGERFSVVRRALARELGTNPKAFDFRRVERIPRRLNGKVAYGELRDRL from the coding sequence ATGGTGCTGAACGAGACCGCCCGAGACCGCACAGCTCTCTTCGACGCCGATTCAGGGCGATCGTTGACCTACCGGGCACTCGCCGCTGAGGTGGAGAAGACCAGGCTCGCCCACAACGGCATTCGCCCCGGCCAGCTGCTCTTTCTCCCAATACGGGCTCGCTTCGAAGACGTCCTTCTCTACTTGGCGGCGCTCGATGCGGGCTGCACTGTCGCGCTCCTAGACCCAGAGCAGTACAACACCCATGGAGCTCGGCTCGAAGCTGCGTATAGCCCAGATCTGTTGGTGCGACCGCCCACTAGTCATGACCCGTACCTGCTCGAACCTGAGAGTGCTATCGACCGTCGCCTGTGGGTGCGCCAGGGAACGGATGATCTGAACGCGGATACTGCCGTTCTCCTACCCACTTCGGGCAGCACCGGCAGCCCTAAGCTCGTTCGCCTGAGCTCCGAGGCATTGCTCGCCAATGCTCATGGGATCCGCGAGTGTCTCGCCATCAGCGATTCTGACGTGGCCATCGCCAACCTGCCACTTCACTACTCGTACGGCCTCTCCGTGCTCAACAGCCATCTCGCCGCTGGCGCGACCGTTGTGCTCACGGAGACAAGCGTGCTGCAGCCCGAGTTCTGGGAGATCATGGCCGAACATGGCGTAACAACACTGGCGGGAGTGCCCTACTCATACGACTTGTACCGGCGCGTTGGGCTGTTGGAACGCCCGCTTCCAGCTCTGTGCACTCTCACGCAGGCGGGCGGACGCATGGCGCCCGAACGCATCCTCGAATTCCAGGCCGGCATCACGGCGCGCGGTGGCCGGATGTACGTGATGTACGGTCAGACCGAAGCCACGGCTCGCATGTCGGTGCTCGACCCCAATGACCTCCCCGAGTACGTGGGCTCCGTTGGGACTCCCCTACGTGACGGCAAGTTCGAGATCCGCAACGCCGCCGACGACGGTACCGGCGAGGTCATCTACTGCGGTCCCAACATCATGTTGGGCTACGCGGAGACACGAGATGACCTCAACAAGGGCGATGAGCTATGTGGCGTTCTCGAAACCGGTGACCTCGGGAGGCTTGACCTGGCAGGCCGCCTCTGGATCGTCGGGCGCACAAAGCGGATCGCGAAGCTCTTCGGCGAACGCGTGAGCCTTGACGACGTCGAGGACTTGCTCGTCGAGGAAGGCCCGACCGCCGTTGTTGATGCCGGCGATCAGATCATCCTCTATTGCGAGTGGGGAGAGGGGGAGCGCTTCTCGGTCGTCCGTCGCGCACTGGCTCGTGAGTTGGGCACGAACCCGAAGGCCTTCGATTTCCGGCGTGTGGAGAGGATCCCGCGGAGACTCAATGGCAAGGTGGCTTATGGCGAGCTACGAGACCGTCTCTGA
- a CDS encoding acetyltransferase, translating to MSTAPSRVVVVGAGGFGIEVAEIVEAASLHGGPRLAGFLDDDESAASRDLPAPVLGTIGTADVGPDDGVVIAAGDPQIRHALRGQFDPSARWWTVIHPTASVSARAMLGPGCVVAPFAYVGPGAQVGAHVALNIYAGVGHDAVVGNFAVLSPYATLNGHSVVGEGAFLGTGSVLTVGKRIGEWSKLAAGAIAFGDIASNSLAAGNPARGRTLYAGPRATRGS from the coding sequence ATGAGCACCGCACCTTCGCGCGTCGTGGTCGTCGGAGCGGGCGGATTCGGTATCGAAGTTGCGGAGATCGTCGAGGCGGCGTCCCTCCATGGCGGGCCTCGGTTGGCGGGGTTTCTCGACGACGACGAGAGCGCTGCATCCCGGGACCTGCCTGCCCCCGTTCTAGGCACGATCGGCACCGCGGACGTTGGGCCAGACGACGGTGTCGTCATCGCAGCGGGTGACCCGCAGATCCGCCACGCGCTACGAGGCCAATTCGATCCGAGCGCCCGGTGGTGGACAGTGATTCACCCCACCGCTTCCGTTTCGGCTCGCGCCATGCTGGGGCCAGGGTGCGTTGTGGCACCGTTCGCCTATGTCGGCCCCGGTGCCCAGGTGGGTGCTCATGTGGCACTCAACATCTACGCAGGTGTCGGCCATGACGCGGTGGTGGGCAATTTCGCAGTTCTCTCGCCGTACGCAACCCTGAATGGCCACAGCGTGGTCGGCGAGGGAGCGTTCCTGGGTACAGGCTCGGTGTTGACCGTCGGAAAGCGCATAGGCGAGTGGTCGAAGCTCGCCGCGGGCGCGATCGCTTTCGGTGACATCGCGTCGAACAGCCTGGCCGCAGGGAACCCTGCGAGGGGCCGGACACTGTACGCCGGTCCTCGAGCCACACGCGGGTCGTGA
- a CDS encoding acyl carrier protein, whose product MGAASVAIEEVEHVEPSGQAAPPAERTLASARPGAKCDTGMVARISRLLSLIISGDTLNLDKTKSIFLEVLDLPPDVDLYSIRFAEVETWDSLAHMVLVGELEEQFDVMLDTDDVLNMSDLKMAVKILEKLGVDFTS is encoded by the coding sequence GTGGGTGCGGCCAGCGTCGCGATCGAGGAGGTAGAGCATGTCGAGCCCTCGGGCCAGGCAGCGCCGCCAGCCGAGCGGACGCTCGCCTCGGCTCGACCCGGTGCGAAATGCGACACCGGCATGGTCGCAAGGATCTCTCGGTTGTTGTCACTCATCATCAGCGGAGACACTTTGAACCTCGACAAAACCAAGTCGATATTCCTTGAAGTCCTCGACCTGCCGCCAGACGTCGACCTGTACTCGATCCGCTTCGCCGAGGTCGAAACGTGGGACTCCCTTGCGCACATGGTCCTCGTCGGCGAGCTCGAGGAGCAGTTCGACGTCATGCTCGACACCGACGATGTCTTGAACATGTCGGACCTCAAAATGGCTGTGAAGATCCTAGAGAAGTTGGGCGTTGATTTCACTTCTTGA
- a CDS encoding acyl-CoA reductase — MEVEVLAGRLRSAAPTGPFSEVTRSLLREFSKRLRAHPAAKAYPEVQALAFSIRPAWINELHREWDRLADDFSVLVPRGLAFHVPPGNVDTVFIYSWALSALVGNTNVVRLPSTATDQVNVICEVLGSVLESDEFTSLRPTAAFVRYGHDDDVTAALSKLADVRVVWGGDETVSRIRRLPLSPATVEMTFPDRFSLVAFDAPTVTRLGDSDVNWVGRALYNDVYWFNQLGCSSPRLVIWRGEAEQCIVARDRVYQAVVRACDERGYETPLSAHLAKLGFAFNLAAEGSATSIRYFSNEATVVELCDLSAVRRTSPGGGFFLDVRVDTLLDLVDFVARKDQTLTHFGFERADLVELVAALNGRGIDRLVPVGQAMTFSRYWDGYDLLQAFSRRVQVLDVHRAAPANS; from the coding sequence GTGGAAGTGGAGGTCCTTGCCGGCCGCCTGCGCAGCGCCGCCCCAACTGGTCCCTTCTCCGAGGTCACTCGCTCCCTCCTAAGGGAATTCTCCAAGCGACTACGCGCTCATCCGGCGGCAAAGGCTTACCCAGAGGTGCAGGCGCTGGCCTTCTCGATCAGGCCTGCGTGGATCAACGAACTACACCGTGAGTGGGACCGTCTGGCCGATGACTTCAGCGTGCTGGTACCCCGCGGGCTCGCCTTCCACGTTCCTCCCGGTAACGTCGACACGGTGTTCATCTACTCGTGGGCCCTGTCCGCGCTGGTTGGGAACACGAACGTCGTCCGCCTCCCGTCGACTGCCACGGATCAGGTGAACGTGATCTGCGAGGTGCTCGGTTCTGTGCTGGAGAGCGACGAGTTCACGTCACTACGGCCCACCGCTGCCTTTGTGCGCTACGGGCACGATGATGATGTGACCGCGGCGCTATCGAAGCTTGCCGACGTCCGCGTCGTATGGGGTGGCGACGAGACGGTATCCCGGATCCGAAGGCTCCCACTGAGCCCGGCAACCGTTGAGATGACCTTTCCGGATCGGTTCTCCCTCGTCGCATTCGATGCCCCAACGGTCACGAGACTCGGAGACTCGGATGTCAACTGGGTCGGACGCGCCCTGTACAACGACGTTTACTGGTTCAACCAACTCGGCTGCTCGTCACCGCGGCTCGTGATCTGGCGTGGTGAGGCGGAACAGTGCATCGTTGCTCGAGATCGCGTGTACCAAGCTGTCGTCAGGGCGTGTGACGAGCGGGGCTACGAGACACCACTGAGCGCCCATCTCGCCAAGCTCGGCTTCGCCTTCAACCTCGCCGCCGAAGGGTCCGCGACCAGCATTCGGTATTTCTCCAACGAAGCAACCGTGGTGGAGCTCTGCGACCTGTCAGCGGTGCGCCGCACGAGCCCCGGTGGAGGATTCTTCCTCGATGTGCGAGTCGACACGCTTCTGGACCTCGTCGACTTCGTGGCGCGGAAAGATCAAACGCTGACGCACTTTGGGTTTGAACGAGCTGACCTCGTCGAGCTGGTGGCGGCACTCAACGGGCGCGGGATCGACCGCTTGGTCCCGGTCGGACAAGCGATGACATTCAGCCGCTACTGGGATGGGTACGACTTGCTACAAGCCTTCAGCCGACGAGTCCAGGTCCTCGACGTTCACCGAGCCGCACCAGCAAACTCATGA
- a CDS encoding SDR family oxidoreductase, giving the protein MTGATDGIGWATAQMLAECGATVVLNGRKSDERLHERAEQLSVVSKQPVRAIGADARSPGEVTELYRNVHSMHRRLDVLVANAGVLGDGRIGMIAEEMLDDTLQTNLCGAIRHIQSAARLMTRGKSGSIIAMSSIIGVRGNEGQVVYAASKAGIIGVVRSAAKELARHGIRVNALAPGYIDTKMISHLPTNVHEDRLRSIPLDRPGTAREVATCAAFLASDLASYVTGQVLGVDGGMAI; this is encoded by the coding sequence GTGACTGGGGCCACAGATGGCATCGGGTGGGCCACTGCTCAAATGCTCGCAGAGTGCGGGGCGACGGTAGTGCTTAACGGACGGAAAAGCGACGAGCGGTTACACGAGCGAGCTGAGCAGCTGTCGGTCGTATCCAAGCAACCCGTGAGAGCGATCGGTGCCGACGCTCGTAGCCCAGGCGAGGTGACTGAGCTGTACCGGAACGTGCACTCGATGCACCGGCGACTGGATGTCCTGGTGGCCAACGCTGGTGTGCTCGGTGACGGCCGCATTGGCATGATCGCAGAGGAGATGCTCGACGACACGCTCCAGACCAACCTGTGCGGAGCCATCCGCCACATTCAATCGGCAGCACGCCTAATGACACGGGGCAAGAGTGGTTCAATCATCGCAATGAGCTCGATCATCGGTGTCCGGGGCAATGAGGGACAGGTCGTCTACGCGGCGTCGAAGGCCGGCATCATCGGCGTAGTCCGGTCTGCTGCTAAGGAGTTGGCGCGTCATGGCATCCGAGTAAACGCTCTTGCGCCCGGATACATCGACACGAAGATGATCAGCCACCTCCCTACTAATGTGCACGAGGACCGTCTCAGGTCGATCCCCCTGGACAGACCGGGTACTGCTCGCGAGGTGGCAACCTGCGCCGCGTTCCTGGCCAGTGACCTCGCGTCCTATGTCACTGGCCAGGTGCTAGGCGTCGATGGCGGGATGGCAATCTGA